A genome region from Paramisgurnus dabryanus chromosome 12, PD_genome_1.1, whole genome shotgun sequence includes the following:
- the smim8 gene encoding small integral membrane protein 8, whose translation MCRAEDASGKGGAQKPGIGERETGYRSPGLRGVQTTSLFRAVNPELFIKPNKAVMVMGLLSISLCVGYLGYLHAIRDRDQQLYEAIDSDGETYMRRKTSRWD comes from the exons ATGTGTCGTGCGGAGGACGCCAGCGGGAAGGGAGGCGCGCAGAAGCCGGGTATCGGTGAGCGGGAGACGGGCTACAGGAGTCCCGGGCTCCGGGGAGTCCAAACCACTTCACTGTTCCGCGCTGTCAACCCGGAGCTCTTCATCAAACCT AATAAAGCTGTGATGGTGATGGGATTGTTGAGCATCAGTCTGTGTGTTGGATATCTCGGCTATCTTCACGCCATCAGAGATAGAGACCAGCAGCTGTATGAAGCCATAGACAGTGATGGAGAGACATACATGAGGAGAAAAACCTCCAGATGGGACTGA
- the gjb7 gene encoding gap junction beta-7 protein — protein MNWGFLENVLSGVNKYSTVIGRVWLSILFVFRILVFVAAAEQVWKDEFKEFVCNTQQPGCEQVCFDHFFPISQVRLWAIQLITVSTPSLLVALHVAYREHRESKHKRRLYESTSSIDGGLLFTYIMSLILKTTFEVATLLGFYFLYSGFNVPRLLQCEESPCPNTVDCYISKATEKKIFLYIMGCTSVLCIVLNMVEMLYIISKQCWKCFSRRYISVNERVVRRSRPPSVATVGSAAPKLLSTSNDGGLHSASTEKENPTFNATS, from the coding sequence ATGAACTGGGGATTTCTGGAGAACGTGTTGAGCGGAGTAAACAAATACTCGACAGTCATCGGACGGGTTTGGCTCTCCATCCTCTTCGTATTCCGGATCCTGGTGTTCGTGGCCGCCGCCGAGCAGGTGTGGAAGGATGAGTTTAAAGAGTTTGTGTGCAACACACAGCAGCCGGGCTGCGAGCAGGTCTGCTTCGACCATTTCTTCCCCATCTCTCAGGTGAGACTGTGGGCTATTCAGCTGATCACGGTCTCCACACCGTCGCTGTTGGTGGCGCTGCACGTGGCTTACCGAGAACACCGCGAGAGCAAACACAAGAGACGACTCTACGAGAGCACGAGCAGCATAGACGGAGGTTTGCTCTTCACTTACATCATGAGTTTGATCCTTAAAACCACATTTGAGGTGGCTACTCTACTCGGTTTCTATTTCCTGTACAGCGGCTTTAACGTTCCTCGATTACTCCAGTGTGAGGAGAGCCCCTGCCCCAATACTGTGGACTGCTATATCTCTAAAGCCAcggagaaaaaaatatttctgtatATTATGGGATGCACATCTGTACTCTGCATCGTACTGAACATGGTGGAGATGCTGTACATTATATCTAAACAGTGTTGGAAGTGTTTCAGTAGGAGGTATATTTCTGTGAACGAAAGAGTCGTCCGTCGCAGTCGACCTCCGTCTGTGGCGACTGTTGGTTCAGCCGCCCCAAAGCTTTTATCAACATCTAATGATGGTGGCCTGCATTCAGCATCAACAGAGAAAGAAAACCCAACCTTTAATGCCACATCATAG